The Impatiens glandulifera chromosome 3, dImpGla2.1, whole genome shotgun sequence genome contains a region encoding:
- the LOC124929682 gene encoding probable CCR4-associated factor 1 homolog 11, which produces MASNNSIREVWNYNVSEEIDMIYKILPSTPFVSFDTEFPGTIYKPDVPNYCLSSLPPETNYSYMKANVDALKLIQFGLTLSTSPNPRSGYVSSFVWQFNIKDFDVDSDVHNSDSIALLKNQGIDFARNKVDGIDSGLLISMLTDCGVLGSKIPRAWITFHGAYDFGFVVKILTGSPLPSDPIMFMVLVRQIFGESVFDLKHVMKSFDGLYGGLDKLANTLKVERRSGTQSHQAGSDSLLTMEVFCKLRQDYLDKLPPCKINGFKNIIHGLELPLIRVYQPQPQPQPRYILIPYY; this is translated from the coding sequence ATGGCCTCCAACAATAGCATTCGTGAAGTTTGGAACTATAATGTTAGTGAAGAGATtgatatgatttataaaatccTTCCTTCCACACCGTTTGTGTCATTCGATACGGAATTCCCCGGCACTATCTACAAGCCGGACGTTCCAAACTATTGTCTTTCGAGTCTACCTCCTGAGACTAACTATTCTTATATGAAGGCCAATGTAGACGCTCTCAAGTTAATCCAATTTGGTCTAACACTGTCAACTTCTCCCAACCCTCGTTCCGGATATGTAAGTTCTTTTGTGTGGCAGTTTAACATCAAGGATTTTGACGTTGATTCAGATGTTCACAACTCAGACTCCATAGCACTCTTAAAGAATCAGGGTATTGACTTTGCAAGAAACAAAGTAGATGGTATTGATTCGGGATTGTTAATCTCTATGTTGACGGATTGTGGAGTATTGGGCTCTAAGATTCCTCGCGCTTGGATCACTTTTCATGGTGCCTATGACTTTGGATTCGTCGTCAAGATTCTAACCGGAAGTCCCCTTCCATCGGATCCGATCATGTTCATGGTTCTAGTCAGGCAAATATTCGGGGAATCAGTTTTCGACCTCAAACACGTTATGAAGTCTTTCGATGGACTCTACGGTGGGTTAGACAAATTGGCGAATACTCTTAAAGTGGAAAGAAGATCGGGCACTCAGAGTCATCAGGCTGGTTCAGATAGTCTTCTTACGATGGAAGTATTTTGTAAACTCCGACAAGATTATTTGGATAAACTTCCTCCTTGCAAAATCAATGGATTCAAAAACATTATTCACGGACTTGAGTTACCTTTAATTCGTGTCTATCAACCTCAACCCCAACCTCAACCTCGTTATATTCTTATACCTTATTATTAA